The genomic segment GAAGATGGGGGTCACAAAAGCCGTCGCGGTTCCGGGCCGCGGCACTCCAACGCTTACCTCTTCTTTGGGGAGGAGGTCATGAGGGACTGCCACTCCCTTAGTCTTGAGCAGGTGGAGGGTCTTTTTCAGGGCCTTGCGCCGGAGCTTGTCTGTGGCCCCGCCAAAGAGCGCCACCAACAAGGCCGGAATGGCCGGATGCGGCAAAGCCCCCAACGCCGCCATCAGTCGGACATCCCACTCAGGGTCTTGGGGATCAGGGGTGAGCAGCTTTTGCAGCGCGGCCAGGTCGGCTCCGGATTCCAGGGCCGCATTGATCTCGGCCACCTGGTTGGCCAGCCGCGCCTCTGCCTCCGCCGCGAGCGGGACTGCGCCCCCGGGTTGATTCTTGGCCTTTTTCATGCGTTCCATCAAGGCCTTTCCGGCGGGCCTGATTCGATGGCAACTTCGTCTGCGCGCCCCATCTCACTCAGGTAGACGTTGACCCGTTGCCCCGGAGGTAACTCCAGGACCCGCCCGACGTAGTCCGGCTGAATAGGCAACTCCCGGCCGCCCCGGTCCACCAGCACCGCCAACTCGATACGCCTGGGCCGCCCGTAGTCGATGAGCGCGTCCAGGGCGGCCCGGATGGTGCGTCCGGTGAACAGTACATCGTCCACCAGCACCACTTCCTGGGCATCAATGGAGCCCGGCAGTTCCGTCTTGCCCACCAGGGGCTTGTGGCTGAGCTGGGTCCAATCGTCCCGGTAGAGGGTGATATCCAGCACCCCCACCCGCACGGGAAGGGAGGTCCGCCTGGTAATGATGGCGGCCAGGCGCTGGGCCAAAAAGGCCCCACCGGTCCTGATCCCCACCAGTACCAAGGCGTCCTGGTCCTGATGCTTCGCCATAATCTCATCAGTAAGGCGCTCCAGGGTCTTGTTCAGTTCCCGGGCAGGCATGGCCGAGGTCTTGGTCTTTGTCATGGAATTATCGCTTTCCCCTTGTTCCGAACCCGGCAGGGCGGGCGTCCTCGCCCGCCACCAGCCTTGATAAATGGTGCGCGGTGCGCACTCCAGAGGAGGACTTGTTTCAAACTTGCAGCATCGCCGTCGCCGGTGCCGTATTTTCCCTAACGATGGCAATTGGTTAAATTTTTACCATGATTTCTTCAAGAAGACAAGGTAAGTCGGCCATGGTGTGATGGCTTATTGGCGACAAAGCCGATCAGAGCTATAATGAACCCAACGGTAATTAATTAATCTTAATGGCGGACTCAATCTCTGCACGAACTCAATCCCAACCACGTCATGACCCTGGCAGAAGCTCGGGAGCTCCTGGAGCTTGAGCCCAAGGCCACCAAAAGGGAGATCAAAACGGCCTACCGCCGGGCAGCCCGCCTCTGGCATCCGGACCGCGCCCCCATTGGTGAGGAAGCCCTATACCGCACCCGGATGCAGCAGATTAACGCAGCCTACCAGCGGATTGTCCAATTCATCGAGGCGTATCGTTACGACCTGGTTGAAAGCGCCGGTCCTGAAGATCTCCAGAAATGGTGGGCCGATCGTTTTTACACCGGGGTGTGGGGGCCACCCCCCCCGAAAGATCAAGACGGCGGCAACAATTGATGTCAATCCGGGCATTTCTGGTTTTGGTCATCTGCTTCCATGTAGTCCTGGCGCCGGTGCGGGCTCCGGCCGCCCCTCTGCCCAACACCCGGGAAGATTTGGTCTACCAGGTAAGCCTGGGCCCCTGGGATGATGTGGCCAAGGTTCATCTGGTCTTAAAGGAACTGGAACCGGGACATTACCTGGCCGAGTTTTCCGGCGCGGCCCAGGGCATGTGGCGGCTGCTCAGCCGCTATTTGCCCGAACGCTACCAATCGGAGATGATCTACCGGGAGGGGCGTCTTAAACCCCTGGTTTATCGCGAAGAATTTATGGACAAGGGGCAGCGCTGGGTAAAAGAGTACCGCTTTGACTACGAGCGCCGGCTTCTGACTCTCCGGCGCCAGATCGACGGCGGCGCCTGGGTTAAGAAATGGGAAGTTCCCCTGACCGAACCGGTGTATG from the Desulfobaccales bacterium genome contains:
- the pyrR gene encoding bifunctional pyr operon transcriptional regulator/uracil phosphoribosyltransferase PyrR, producing MTKTKTSAMPARELNKTLERLTDEIMAKHQDQDALVLVGIRTGGAFLAQRLAAIITRRTSLPVRVGVLDITLYRDDWTQLSHKPLVGKTELPGSIDAQEVVLVDDVLFTGRTIRAALDALIDYGRPRRIELAVLVDRGGRELPIQPDYVGRVLELPPGQRVNVYLSEMGRADEVAIESGPPERP
- a CDS encoding DnaJ domain-containing protein, yielding MTLAEARELLELEPKATKREIKTAYRRAARLWHPDRAPIGEEALYRTRMQQINAAYQRIVQFIEAYRYDLVESAGPEDLQKWWADRFYTGVWGPPPPKDQDGGNN
- a CDS encoding DUF3108 domain-containing protein, producing the protein MSIRAFLVLVICFHVVLAPVRAPAAPLPNTREDLVYQVSLGPWDDVAKVHLVLKELEPGHYLAEFSGAAQGMWRLLSRYLPERYQSEMIYREGRLKPLVYREEFMDKGQRWVKEYRFDYERRLLTLRRQIDGGAWVKKWEVPLTEPVYDLLSLFYNVRIGAFGTLKGGENVRVAVLPNPKPQELVFRIGEKTEPGLKVMLNYRPQDSPTEDHYFIFLNPQGVPTLAWTEVTFFGKLAGRLLNPGEIKKELLPAMARHN